One window from the genome of Haladaptatus paucihalophilus DX253 encodes:
- a CDS encoding ribbon-helix-helix domain-containing protein: MTTLTIKVPDGMDDDINEYIEETGKFVNKSDFARHTIRRYMEENPITLSDQTLEDIRISEKQFEEGKTVSHNEVRERLGHSEE, encoded by the coding sequence ATGACAACACTGACAATCAAAGTCCCCGATGGAATGGATGACGATATCAACGAATATATCGAAGAGACCGGTAAATTCGTCAATAAAAGCGATTTCGCCCGTCATACCATCCGTCGGTACATGGAGGAGAACCCAATCACGCTCTCAGACCAGACGCTTGAGGACATCCGAATCAGTGAAAAGCAATTCGAGGAAGGCAAGACCGTCTCTCACAATGAAGTGCGTGAACGACTTGGACATAGCGAAGAATGA
- a CDS encoding aminotransferase class I/II-fold pyridoxal phosphate-dependent enzyme, whose product MNIEPFGLERWFAEYEHEADIMLAESGIRSLDADRFDLNPGELGYVIPTNGDPEFRAEVGERYGRSEDEVLFTCGTQEANFLAFLSLLDDDGHAVGGDAASSPRARSAHAVVVTPTYQALHAVPESMGEVSRVWLEPPEWELDVDAVADAIREDTNVVVLNNPNNPTGRYHPQEKVEAVYDLAEDAGAYLLCDEVYRLLASDPVDPVASMGEYGISTTSLTKAYGLAGLRFGWLVGAEEVVEGAWEWKDYTTISPGIIDQHVARQALGEHEDDILAENRELAASNRDRVREFVDEHGLEWYDPVGVNGFVRIPDGFEDAEAFCRGVVEEESVVLAPGTLFGYDRYFRIGFGLPAEELEDGLGRVESFLERHA is encoded by the coding sequence ATGAACATCGAACCCTTCGGCTTGGAGCGCTGGTTCGCCGAGTACGAACACGAGGCCGACATCATGCTGGCCGAGAGCGGCATCCGAAGCCTCGACGCCGACCGCTTCGATTTGAACCCCGGCGAGTTGGGCTACGTCATCCCGACGAACGGGGACCCCGAATTCCGCGCCGAGGTCGGCGAGCGCTACGGTCGGAGCGAAGACGAAGTGCTGTTCACCTGCGGGACGCAGGAAGCGAACTTTCTGGCGTTCCTGAGCCTGCTGGACGACGACGGACACGCAGTCGGCGGCGACGCCGCCTCTTCGCCCCGTGCGCGAAGTGCGCACGCGGTAGTAGTCACGCCGACCTACCAAGCACTCCACGCCGTCCCCGAGTCGATGGGCGAGGTGAGCAGGGTGTGGCTCGAACCGCCGGAGTGGGAACTCGACGTGGACGCCGTCGCCGACGCGATTCGGGAGGATACGAACGTCGTCGTCCTCAACAACCCGAACAATCCGACCGGCCGGTACCATCCGCAGGAGAAGGTCGAGGCCGTCTACGACCTCGCGGAAGACGCCGGGGCGTACCTGCTCTGTGACGAGGTGTACCGACTGCTCGCGTCCGACCCCGTGGACCCCGTGGCCAGCATGGGCGAGTACGGCATCAGCACGACGAGTCTCACGAAGGCCTACGGACTCGCTGGCCTGCGGTTCGGCTGGCTCGTCGGGGCGGAAGAGGTCGTCGAAGGTGCGTGGGAGTGGAAGGATTACACCACCATCTCGCCGGGCATCATCGACCAGCACGTCGCTCGGCAGGCGCTCGGCGAGCACGAAGACGACATTCTCGCGGAAAACCGCGAGTTGGCGGCGAGCAACCGCGACCGCGTGCGCGAGTTCGTGGACGAACACGGACTGGAGTGGTACGACCCGGTCGGCGTCAACGGGTTCGTTCGGATTCCGGACGGGTTCGAAGACGCCGAGGCGTTCTGTCGCGGCGTCGTGGAAGAGGAGAGCGTCGTCCTCGCGCCGGGGACCCTGTTCGGCTACGACCGGTACTTCCGCATCGGGTTCGGACTGCCCGCCGAGGAGTTAGAAGACGGATTAGGACGCGTCGAATCGTTCCTCGAACGGCACGCGTAA
- a CDS encoding RNA ligase partner protein: MPEHPLKQRFVLDTSVFLSEEIRVGDEGLEDAIERLLDSIATAKLALNISCYIPPSVHDELTAILEERGVSEPVLSKLETWVIKKNPARFEVMIPADLVYRFIDEMSGRVDKGLRVSENAVREASDNGQADVGTVISDLRSQYRSTLRRGVLDSREDFDLLILARELDAGVVTEDTGIINWAEDFGLRYLRGRDFPPLLESYLDASEEM; this comes from the coding sequence ATGCCGGAACATCCGCTGAAACAGCGGTTCGTCCTCGATACATCCGTCTTCCTCTCCGAGGAAATCCGCGTCGGAGACGAGGGATTGGAGGACGCCATCGAACGACTTCTCGACTCCATCGCCACCGCGAAACTCGCGCTCAACATCTCCTGTTACATTCCGCCCTCCGTTCACGACGAACTCACCGCCATCCTCGAAGAGCGCGGCGTCTCGGAGCCCGTCCTCTCGAAACTCGAAACGTGGGTCATCAAGAAGAACCCCGCCCGCTTCGAGGTGATGATTCCCGCCGATCTCGTCTACCGGTTCATCGACGAGATGAGCGGCCGCGTGGACAAGGGCCTCCGCGTGTCCGAAAACGCCGTCAGGGAAGCGTCCGACAACGGACAGGCCGACGTGGGGACGGTCATCTCCGACCTCAGAAGCCAGTACCGTTCCACGCTCCGCCGCGGCGTCCTGGACTCCCGCGAGGACTTCGACCTGCTCATCCTCGCCCGCGAACTCGACGCGGGCGTCGTCACCGAGGACACCGGCATCATCAACTGGGCCGAGGATTTCGGCCTGCGCTACCTCCGCGGCCGCGACTTCCCGCCGCTCCTCGAATCGTACCTCGACGCGAGCGAAGAGATGTGA
- a CDS encoding Hsp20/alpha crystallin family protein, translated as MSALRDALRELPDAVFADLLENDEAYLLVLDMPGVTEETIDIDVTNGRLQIEARREKNVPMEFDYVSEERPLFLDAELPLPPDATGAGAEAAVGRGVLEITLPKQSSAPDESVPVTSR; from the coding sequence ATGTCAGCGCTGCGCGATGCGTTGCGAGAACTCCCGGACGCCGTGTTCGCGGACCTGTTGGAGAACGATGAGGCGTATCTCCTCGTCCTCGATATGCCCGGCGTCACCGAGGAAACTATCGACATCGACGTGACGAATGGCCGCCTCCAGATAGAAGCGCGGCGCGAGAAGAACGTCCCCATGGAGTTCGACTACGTGAGCGAGGAGCGGCCCCTGTTCCTCGACGCCGAACTCCCGCTCCCGCCGGACGCGACCGGCGCGGGTGCGGAAGCCGCGGTGGGTCGTGGCGTCCTCGAAATCACGCTCCCCAAACAGTCGTCGGCTCCCGACGAGTCGGTGCCGGTCACGAGCCGCTAA
- a CDS encoding HAD family hydrolase, producing the protein MVAREYDFWLLDLDGTLIDIDPSYVRSVFERVSDRLGYEFTDYESEIIWHGLGGSRDAQLRRWGLDPVEFWEAFHSIEDPEVRAENTFLYDDAAFVADLDCPVGLVTHCQQFLTDPVLDGLDIRDWFDTVVCCDEQLGWKPDPEPVEHAMGQLDVNGTDRGVLAGDGSSDIGAAWNAGLDAVHVERHDPTRRRQCVLGDYRVNSFDELWSNAGQTFENTD; encoded by the coding sequence ATGGTCGCCCGTGAGTACGATTTTTGGCTGCTCGATTTGGACGGGACGCTCATCGACATCGACCCGTCGTACGTTCGCTCGGTGTTCGAGCGGGTGAGTGACCGCCTCGGCTACGAGTTTACGGACTACGAATCCGAAATCATCTGGCACGGTCTCGGCGGGTCTCGCGACGCCCAACTCCGACGGTGGGGTCTCGACCCGGTGGAGTTCTGGGAGGCGTTCCACTCCATCGAGGACCCGGAAGTTCGCGCCGAAAACACCTTCCTCTACGACGACGCCGCGTTCGTCGCCGACCTCGACTGCCCGGTCGGATTGGTGACCCACTGTCAGCAATTCCTCACCGACCCGGTGCTCGACGGACTCGACATCCGCGACTGGTTCGATACCGTCGTCTGCTGTGACGAACAACTGGGCTGGAAACCCGACCCCGAACCGGTCGAACACGCGATGGGACAACTCGACGTCAACGGCACCGACCGCGGCGTCCTCGCGGGCGACGGGTCGAGCGACATCGGCGCGGCGTGGAACGCGGGGCTGGATGCGGTCCACGTCGAGCGACACGACCCGACCCGTCGGAGACAGTGCGTCCTCGGCGACTACCGCGTGAACAGCTTCGACGAGCTATGGTCGAACGCCGGACAGACCTTCGAGAACACCGACTAA
- a CDS encoding translation initiation factor IF-5A, giving the protein MAKEQKEVRELKEGNYLMMDDAACVINSYSTAKPGKHGSAKARIEGKGVFDGKKRSLSQPVDAKIWVPIINRKQGQVVSVESETVAQVMDLDTYETITIKTPEGMDISPDDTIEYLEMEEQRKIVR; this is encoded by the coding sequence ATGGCGAAAGAGCAAAAGGAAGTCCGCGAGCTTAAAGAAGGCAACTACCTGATGATGGACGATGCCGCGTGCGTCATCAACTCCTACAGCACGGCAAAGCCCGGCAAACACGGTAGCGCGAAGGCCCGAATCGAGGGCAAAGGCGTTTTCGACGGCAAGAAGCGAAGCCTGAGCCAGCCCGTTGACGCGAAGATCTGGGTCCCGATCATCAACCGTAAACAGGGACAGGTCGTCAGCGTCGAAAGCGAAACCGTCGCACAGGTCATGGACCTCGACACCTACGAGACCATCACCATCAAGACGCCCGAGGGAATGGACATCTCGCCCGACGACACCATCGAGTACCTCGAGATGGAAGAACAACGTAAAATCGTACGTTAA
- a CDS encoding Nif3-like dinuclear metal center hexameric protein — MNLAELTQRYDDQLRTGDFADIDASANGLQVGPDDPESVTVERVAFAVDAAEQTIEEAVEWGADALVVHHGLSWGGIERVTGRDYRRIAPLIENDVALYVSHLPLDSHPELGNAAGIADLLGLESREPFGRMGPEHIGQQGHGEFTREELGELLADELDTGGQGVRGFDFGPDEIEHVAIVTGSGADWLDEAVDVGADALVTGEGKQKVYHEAREAELNVFLAGHYATETFGVRSLESLAEDWGMVTTFIDAPTGL; from the coding sequence ATGAACCTCGCCGAACTCACCCAGCGGTACGACGACCAACTTCGAACAGGGGACTTCGCCGACATCGACGCCAGCGCGAACGGGCTACAGGTCGGCCCGGACGACCCCGAGTCCGTCACCGTGGAACGCGTCGCGTTCGCCGTGGACGCCGCGGAACAGACCATCGAGGAAGCGGTGGAGTGGGGTGCGGACGCGCTGGTCGTCCACCACGGACTCTCGTGGGGCGGTATCGAGCGCGTGACGGGGCGCGACTACCGACGAATCGCGCCGCTCATCGAGAACGACGTGGCGCTGTACGTGTCCCACCTCCCGCTCGACTCCCATCCCGAACTCGGCAACGCGGCAGGCATCGCCGACCTGCTCGGACTCGAATCGCGCGAGCCGTTCGGTCGGATGGGACCGGAACACATCGGCCAACAGGGTCACGGCGAATTCACGAGGGAGGAACTGGGCGAGCTGTTGGCCGACGAACTCGACACCGGCGGGCAAGGCGTACGAGGGTTCGATTTCGGTCCCGACGAGATCGAACACGTCGCCATCGTCACCGGCAGCGGTGCGGACTGGTTGGACGAGGCCGTCGACGTCGGAGCGGACGCGCTCGTTACCGGCGAAGGGAAACAGAAGGTCTACCACGAGGCGCGAGAGGCCGAACTGAACGTCTTCCTCGCGGGACATTACGCGACGGAGACGTTCGGCGTGCGCTCGCTCGAATCGCTCGCCGAGGACTGGGGCATGGTGACAACCTTCATCGACGCGCCAACTGGTCTGTAA
- the speB gene encoding agmatinase, with translation MFPGASTDRGHADFVVVGAPLDVSTTFQPGTRFGPDEIRKFARTFDDYDHRTGQYFSDCSVHDHGDVYAWDDAEEYVEYLEGVVTDVVWDDAVPLLLGGEHTVTGAAVRATDPDVFVCLDAHLDLREEYDGNPLSHATVTRHVLDVADEAIILGARTGSEEEWERAAKSDVTVVPPEDVADWQPDFDGTAYLSVDIDGADPAFAPGTGTMEPFGLSPREMRDVVRDVAETTDVVGFDVVEVNDRDDGQAASLAGKLLREFVFSHAGTTD, from the coding sequence ATGTTCCCCGGCGCGTCTACCGACCGCGGACATGCGGACTTCGTGGTGGTGGGTGCGCCGCTCGACGTGTCCACCACGTTTCAACCCGGTACACGGTTCGGTCCCGACGAAATCCGGAAGTTTGCTCGGACGTTCGACGACTACGACCACCGAACCGGGCAGTATTTTTCCGATTGTTCAGTGCACGACCACGGTGACGTGTACGCGTGGGACGACGCCGAGGAGTACGTGGAGTACCTCGAAGGCGTCGTCACCGACGTGGTTTGGGACGACGCCGTTCCGCTCCTCCTCGGGGGCGAACACACCGTCACGGGGGCGGCCGTTCGCGCGACCGACCCCGACGTGTTCGTCTGCCTCGACGCCCACCTCGACTTGCGCGAGGAGTACGACGGCAACCCGTTGAGCCACGCGACCGTCACCCGCCACGTCCTCGACGTCGCCGACGAAGCGATTATCTTGGGCGCTCGAACCGGCAGCGAAGAAGAGTGGGAGCGCGCCGCGAAATCGGACGTGACCGTCGTGCCGCCGGAAGACGTGGCCGACTGGCAGCCCGATTTCGACGGCACCGCGTACCTCAGCGTGGACATCGACGGCGCCGACCCCGCGTTCGCGCCCGGCACCGGCACGATGGAACCGTTCGGCCTGTCGCCGCGAGAGATGCGCGACGTCGTGCGCGACGTCGCCGAAACGACGGACGTCGTCGGCTTCGATGTCGTCGAAGTGAACGACCGCGACGACGGCCAAGCGGCCTCCCTCGCCGGAAAGCTGTTGCGCGAGTTCGTGTTTTCACACGCCGGAACGACGGACTGA
- a CDS encoding ABC1 kinase family protein — protein MVTLAFLRAYRRFVVVAWHFLPLLVSYARDRNRFLFFGSSRRVTSEMRIERANTLLESLLTLGPTFIKLGQLLSTRPDILPPEYVDELSKLQDEVPPAPWEDAERVIEAELGPVEDHFDEFDTEAISGASLGQVYAAQIDGERVAVKVRRPGIEELVEADLRVIRWSLPLLMRFIGQARAFSLENLADEFGRTIREEMDYGREASMLTEIRENFADDPDIAIPRVITSRSGSRVLTMEYLGGTKINRVDELDEEGLDRHELAETLQRAYLQMIIQDGVFHADPHPGNLAVTDDGRIIFYDFGMSGRVDEFIQRKIVDFYIAVANQDIEGILDALIEMGTLSPEADRVTMGKVMELAIEDARGEDIETYRVQQIVSQVEDTIYEFPLRLPSNLALVLRVATVVEGVCVTLDPGFDFIAVATEYLTEEGYREESIKQYVSETGDQLQASAQSLVRTPPKLERALDRIDRDDLYARVSIEDNNDVFDLLAKRLIYGILLAFGGLTTAVLYAAEAFPAAAVAGVISLFITLLLYRSFRKRRGIRATPQFTRQNLRDRGGE, from the coding sequence GTGGTCACACTGGCATTCCTCCGCGCATACCGTCGGTTCGTCGTCGTCGCATGGCACTTCCTGCCGCTGCTGGTGAGCTACGCCCGCGACCGGAACCGATTCCTGTTTTTCGGGTCGTCCCGACGGGTGACCAGCGAGATGCGAATCGAGCGGGCGAACACGCTCCTCGAATCGCTGCTCACCCTCGGCCCGACGTTCATCAAACTCGGGCAGTTGCTCTCGACGCGCCCCGACATCCTCCCGCCGGAGTACGTGGACGAACTCTCGAAGCTTCAGGACGAAGTGCCGCCAGCGCCGTGGGAGGACGCAGAACGGGTCATCGAGGCCGAACTCGGCCCCGTCGAGGATCACTTCGACGAGTTCGACACCGAGGCGATAAGCGGCGCGAGTCTCGGACAGGTGTACGCCGCGCAAATCGACGGCGAGCGCGTCGCCGTGAAGGTCAGACGCCCCGGCATCGAGGAGTTGGTCGAGGCGGACCTGCGGGTCATCCGCTGGTCGCTCCCGCTCCTCATGCGCTTTATCGGACAGGCGCGAGCCTTCTCGCTCGAAAACCTCGCCGACGAGTTCGGCCGCACCATTCGGGAGGAGATGGATTACGGCCGCGAGGCGTCGATGTTGACCGAAATCCGCGAGAACTTCGCGGACGACCCGGACATCGCCATTCCGCGCGTCATCACGAGTCGTTCCGGGTCCCGCGTCCTCACGATGGAGTACCTCGGCGGGACGAAAATAAACCGCGTCGACGAACTCGACGAGGAGGGACTCGACCGCCACGAACTCGCCGAGACGCTCCAGCGGGCGTACCTCCAGATGATAATTCAGGACGGCGTGTTCCACGCCGACCCCCATCCGGGCAACCTCGCCGTCACGGACGACGGGCGCATCATCTTCTACGACTTCGGCATGAGCGGGCGGGTGGACGAGTTCATCCAGCGCAAAATCGTGGACTTCTACATCGCGGTGGCGAACCAGGACATCGAGGGCATCCTCGACGCCCTCATCGAGATGGGGACCCTCAGCCCGGAAGCCGACCGGGTGACGATGGGGAAGGTGATGGAACTCGCCATCGAGGACGCGCGGGGCGAGGACATCGAGACCTACCGCGTCCAACAAATCGTCTCGCAAGTCGAAGACACGATTTACGAGTTCCCGCTCCGGTTGCCGTCGAACCTCGCGCTCGTTCTCCGCGTGGCGACGGTCGTGGAAGGGGTCTGTGTCACGCTCGACCCCGGCTTCGACTTCATCGCGGTGGCGACGGAGTACCTCACCGAGGAGGGCTACCGCGAGGAGTCCATCAAGCAGTACGTCTCCGAAACGGGCGACCAACTGCAAGCGTCGGCCCAGTCGCTCGTTCGGACGCCGCCGAAACTGGAACGGGCGCTGGACCGCATCGACCGCGACGACCTCTACGCCCGCGTCAGCATCGAGGACAACAACGACGTGTTCGACCTGCTGGCCAAACGCCTCATCTACGGCATCCTCCTCGCCTTCGGCGGGTTGACGACGGCGGTGCTGTACGCCGCGGAAGCGTTCCCCGCCGCCGCGGTGGCCGGAGTCATCTCGCTGTTCATCACCCTCCTGCTCTACCGCTCGTTCCGCAAACGGCGCGGGATTCGGGCGACGCCGCAGTTCACGCGCCAGAACCTGCGGGATCGAGGCGGGGAGTAG
- a CDS encoding GIDE domain-containing protein: MALLNHPFALALAGVAVVLGCVMIWYGGRELVLAYRILTNDPSDVMSLGDGGPVEVEGTAQPERGTVTSPFTGTECLAYEYVVKEERNSKNGRHWETIDSGRNHTPFRIEDETASALVDPRAADFRFSAERSIDVRGGTRPPERVVEFIRRNDDVDSEERSLDLKVVELNTGKDRKYIERRLDPDESVHILGEARYDASAGHDAGEVNVVIGHGEDTRFLVSDTDERGATLRVAWKGLPFVVAGVLFFAIGAFVLGW, from the coding sequence ATGGCCCTCCTCAACCACCCGTTCGCCCTCGCCCTCGCCGGTGTCGCCGTCGTTCTCGGCTGCGTGATGATCTGGTACGGCGGGCGCGAACTCGTGCTCGCGTATCGTATCCTCACCAACGACCCGAGCGACGTGATGTCGTTGGGCGACGGCGGCCCGGTCGAAGTCGAAGGGACCGCCCAGCCCGAACGGGGGACCGTCACGTCGCCGTTCACCGGAACGGAGTGTCTCGCCTACGAGTACGTCGTGAAAGAAGAGCGCAACTCGAAGAACGGTCGCCACTGGGAGACCATCGATTCGGGGCGGAACCACACGCCCTTCCGCATCGAGGACGAGACGGCGAGCGCGCTCGTCGATCCGCGCGCGGCCGACTTTCGCTTCAGCGCCGAACGCTCCATCGACGTCCGCGGCGGGACGCGGCCGCCCGAACGGGTCGTGGAGTTCATCCGGCGAAACGACGACGTGGACTCCGAGGAACGAAGCCTCGACCTGAAGGTGGTCGAGTTGAACACGGGAAAGGACCGCAAATACATCGAACGGCGGCTCGACCCCGACGAGTCGGTTCACATCCTCGGCGAGGCGCGCTACGACGCGAGCGCCGGACACGACGCGGGCGAGGTGAACGTCGTCATCGGCCACGGGGAGGATACCCGGTTCCTCGTTTCCGACACGGACGAACGCGGCGCGACGTTGCGCGTAGCGTGGAAGGGACTTCCCTTCGTGGTCGCCGGGGTCTTGTTTTTCGCCATCGGCGCGTTCGTGCTCGGATGGTAA
- a CDS encoding molybdopterin molybdotransferase MoeA has product MSDHQPDRKRSGFKETTRVSAARDRLREVVAGHDRTDSIPLRDADGRILAEPVDAPRNVPHYSRAAMDGYAVRAQDTFGASGRSPEVLRRAEEMAPGAAVRVHTGSEVPEGADAVVMIEQIDEFGEEVEVFDAVAEGENVAPVGEDVEAGQSLYEAGHRLRPSDLGMLKSVGVSEVTVYDRPRVAVIPTGEELVQADPEPGEVIETNGLTVSRLVERWGGSATYHDVVTDDEDRLREAIESNLDHDIVVTTGGSSVGARDLLPEVVSSIGDVVVHGVALKPGHPVALGIVEHGSANSRNASSSEGAVEGTPVVMLPGYPVACIINAMQFLRPALKWSGHLPLEDPPTTAARLGRKIRSEPGVRSFVRVTLDREGDEPVATPTRASGSGVLSSVALADGWVEVPEGREGIPEGETVAVANWEWSA; this is encoded by the coding sequence ATGAGCGACCATCAACCGGACAGAAAACGGTCCGGGTTCAAGGAAACGACGCGCGTGTCGGCGGCGCGCGACCGATTGCGCGAGGTCGTCGCCGGTCACGACCGAACCGATTCCATCCCGCTCCGGGACGCGGACGGACGGATCCTCGCGGAACCGGTCGATGCCCCGCGAAACGTCCCCCACTACTCGCGGGCGGCGATGGACGGCTACGCGGTTCGTGCGCAGGACACCTTCGGAGCCAGCGGCCGGTCGCCCGAGGTCCTCCGCCGCGCGGAGGAGATGGCACCCGGCGCGGCGGTTCGAGTGCACACCGGGAGCGAGGTACCGGAGGGCGCGGACGCCGTGGTGATGATAGAGCAAATCGACGAGTTCGGCGAGGAGGTCGAGGTGTTCGACGCCGTGGCGGAGGGCGAAAACGTCGCTCCCGTCGGCGAGGACGTGGAGGCGGGCCAATCGCTGTACGAGGCCGGACATCGACTTCGCCCGTCGGACCTCGGCATGTTGAAATCCGTCGGCGTGAGCGAGGTCACGGTGTACGACCGGCCGCGCGTCGCCGTGATTCCGACCGGCGAGGAACTGGTGCAGGCCGACCCGGAACCGGGCGAAGTCATCGAGACGAACGGCCTCACCGTCTCCCGTCTGGTCGAGCGGTGGGGCGGCAGCGCGACCTACCACGACGTCGTGACCGACGACGAGGACCGACTCCGCGAGGCCATCGAGTCGAACCTCGACCACGATATCGTCGTCACGACCGGCGGGTCCTCCGTGGGGGCACGCGACCTGCTCCCGGAAGTCGTCTCCTCCATCGGCGACGTCGTCGTCCACGGCGTCGCGCTGAAACCGGGCCATCCCGTCGCGCTCGGCATCGTCGAGCACGGCTCGGCGAACAGTCGGAACGCTTCGAGTTCCGAGGGTGCGGTCGAAGGGACGCCGGTCGTGATGCTTCCCGGCTATCCCGTCGCCTGTATCATCAACGCGATGCAGTTCCTCCGCCCCGCGCTGAAGTGGTCCGGTCACCTCCCGCTGGAGGACCCCCCGACGACCGCCGCCCGCCTCGGACGCAAGATTCGGAGCGAACCCGGCGTCCGGTCGTTCGTCCGGGTGACGCTGGACCGCGAGGGCGACGAACCGGTCGCAACCCCGACGCGAGCCAGCGGGTCCGGCGTCCTCTCCAGCGTCGCGCTGGCCGACGGCTGGGTCGAGGTTCCCGAAGGACGCGAGGGGATTCCCGAGGGCGAGACGGTCGCCGTGGCGAACTGGGAGTGGTCCGCATGA
- a CDS encoding type II toxin-antitoxin system RelE family toxin, with the protein MTTVEWSDRGVEQIEDLEHDIQDRILNKLDEATEWTEHRLEPLTNYPYYKLRAGDYRVIIDWKRDTDVLRVLAVGHRKNVYDRNL; encoded by the coding sequence ATGACCACAGTCGAGTGGTCTGATAGAGGAGTAGAGCAGATAGAAGACTTGGAACATGACATTCAAGATCGAATTCTCAATAAACTCGACGAAGCCACTGAGTGGACAGAACACAGACTTGAACCATTGACTAATTATCCCTATTACAAACTTCGAGCCGGTGATTATCGCGTCATTATCGATTGGAAGCGGGATACCGATGTGCTGCGGGTGCTTGCAGTCGGCCATCGAAAGAACGTCTATGACCGGAACCTGTAA